In one Pseudomonas purpurea genomic region, the following are encoded:
- a CDS encoding RluA family pseudouridine synthase translates to MPLSNVHIIHQDAAVLVVNKPTLLLSVPGRADDNKDCLITRLQENGYPEARIVHRLDWETSGIILLARDPDTHRELSRQFHDRETEKAYTALCWGQPELDSGSIDLPLRYDPPTKPRHVVDHEFGKNALTFWRVLERCGDWCRVELTPITGRSHQLRVHMLSIGHPLLGDGLYAHPQALAAWPRLCLHASMLSFTHPQSGERLRFECPAPF, encoded by the coding sequence ATGCCGTTGTCAAATGTCCACATCATCCATCAGGACGCCGCCGTACTGGTGGTAAACAAGCCTACCCTGCTGCTCTCGGTGCCTGGCCGCGCCGACGACAACAAGGATTGCCTGATCACTCGCCTGCAAGAGAACGGCTACCCGGAAGCGCGCATCGTCCATCGGCTGGACTGGGAAACCTCCGGCATCATCTTGTTGGCCCGCGACCCGGATACTCATCGCGAGCTATCCCGGCAGTTTCACGATCGCGAAACCGAAAAAGCCTACACCGCCCTGTGCTGGGGCCAGCCGGAGCTGGACAGTGGCAGCATCGATCTGCCGTTGCGCTACGACCCGCCGACCAAACCGCGTCATGTGGTGGACCATGAGTTCGGCAAGAACGCGCTGACGTTCTGGCGCGTGCTGGAACGCTGTGGCGACTGGTGCCGGGTGGAACTGACGCCGATCACCGGCCGCTCGCACCAGTTGCGCGTGCATATGTTGTCCATCGGTCATCCGCTGCTGGGCGACGGGCTCTACGCCCATCCACAAGCACTCGCTGCCTGGCCGCGCCTGTGCCTGCACGCGAGCATGCTCAGCTTTACCCACCCGCAATCGGGCGAGCGCCTGCGTTTCGAGTGCCCGGCACCGTTTTAG
- a CDS encoding M18 family aminopeptidase: protein MREELNQGLIDFLKASPTPFHATASLVQRLEAAGYQRLDEREPWTTEANGRYYVTRNDSSIVAIKMGRHSPLHGGIRLVGAHTDSPCLRVKPQPELQRQGFWQLGVEVYGGVLLAPWFDRDLSLAGRVTFRRDGKVESQLIDFKAPIAIIPNLAIHLNREANLGWAINAQTELPPILAQFAGDERVDFRAVLTDQLAREHGLNADVVLDYELSFYDTQSAAVIGLNNDFIAGARLDNLLSCYAGLQALLTSDTDETCVFVANDHEEVGSCSACGADGPMLEQTLRRLLPEGDEFVRTIQKSLLVSADNAHGVHPNYADKHDVNHGPKLNAGPVIKVNSNQRYATNSETAGFFRHLCMAEEVPVQSFVVRSDMGCGSTIGPITASHLGVRTVDIGLPTFAMHSIRELCGSHDLAHLVKVLSAFYACRELP from the coding sequence ATGCGCGAAGAGTTGAACCAAGGCCTGATCGACTTCCTCAAGGCCTCCCCTACCCCGTTCCATGCCACTGCCAGCCTTGTTCAGCGCCTGGAAGCGGCGGGTTATCAGCGCCTTGACGAGCGCGAGCCCTGGACCACCGAAGCCAATGGTCGCTATTACGTCACCCGTAACGATTCCTCGATTGTCGCGATCAAAATGGGCCGTCACTCACCGCTCCACGGCGGTATCCGCCTGGTCGGCGCGCACACCGACAGCCCGTGCCTGCGGGTCAAGCCTCAGCCTGAGCTGCAACGCCAGGGCTTCTGGCAACTGGGCGTCGAAGTCTACGGCGGCGTATTGCTCGCCCCCTGGTTCGACCGTGACCTGTCGCTGGCCGGCCGTGTCACCTTCCGCCGCGACGGCAAGGTCGAAAGCCAACTGATCGACTTCAAGGCGCCGATCGCAATCATTCCCAACCTGGCCATTCACCTCAACCGTGAAGCCAATCTGGGCTGGGCGATCAATGCACAGACCGAACTGCCGCCGATCCTCGCGCAATTTGCCGGTGACGAGCGCGTGGACTTCCGCGCCGTACTCACCGACCAACTCGCCCGTGAACACGGCCTTAACGCCGACGTGGTGCTCGATTACGAGCTGAGCTTCTACGACACCCAAAGCGCGGCGGTCATTGGCCTGAACAACGACTTCATTGCCGGCGCGCGCCTGGACAACCTGCTGTCGTGCTACGCCGGCCTGCAAGCGTTGCTCACCAGCGACACCGACGAAACCTGCGTGTTCGTGGCCAACGACCACGAAGAAGTCGGTTCCTGCTCGGCGTGCGGTGCCGATGGCCCGATGCTGGAGCAAACCCTGCGCCGCCTGCTGCCTGAAGGTGACGAGTTCGTTCGCACCATTCAGAAATCGCTGCTGGTCTCGGCCGACAACGCCCATGGCGTGCACCCCAACTACGCCGACAAGCACGACGTCAATCACGGCCCGAAACTCAACGCCGGCCCGGTGATCAAGGTCAACAGCAACCAGCGCTACGCCACCAACAGCGAAACCGCCGGGTTCTTCCGCCACTTGTGCATGGCCGAAGAAGTCCCGGTTCAGAGCTTCGTGGTCCGCAGCGACATGGGCTGCGGCTCGACCATCGGCCCGATTACCGCCAGCCACCTGGGCGTGCGCACGGTGGACATCGGCCTGCCGACGTTCGCCATGCACTCGATCCGCGAGCTGTGCGGCAGCCATGACCTGGCGCACCTGGTCAAGGTGCTGAGCGCGTTCTACGCCTGCCGCGAGCTGCCGTAA
- a CDS encoding mechanosensitive ion channel family protein: protein MLTRLFALPLTLLVCLLVLLPMAPAEAVGLPSLLGQGKPQPQAQEPLGQSLDEVIKSLENDQQRAKLLADLKKLRDVTQKAQAPAEEGVLGLIGGTLASFEKQFSGADSPITRWAEEFDLAQDELSALMLPASEWLPIIFAFSLILMLWSLLAAALIWIGHRVRMRFGLTEELPQHPKALDMLRFALRKLGPWLIALLITVYMSYALPSSLGKELAMVLAYALVVGTCFSAICVIAFSLLDGPHRHRALYILRHRAFRPLWLIGSFAAFGEALNDPRLIASLGSHLAHTAATFANVLAALSTGLFILRFRRPIAHLIRNQPLSRRLTRRALSDTIDILGTFWYLPALVLVAISLFATFVSAGDTSTALRQSLICTVLLVLCMVINGLVRRHSLKPQRGPKRHALYSERLKSFFYTLAHLMVWLAFIELGLRVWGMSLIRFTEGEGHEVSVKLFSLVGTLIFAWLIWILSDTAVHHALTRSRKGLANARAQTMMPLIRNVLFVAIFIVALIVALANMGMNVTPLLAGAGVIGLAIGFGAQSLVADLITGLFIIIEDSLAIDDYVDVGGHLGTVEGLTIRTVRLRDIDGIVHTIPFSEIKSIKNYSREFGYAIFRVAVPYNMEIDDAIKLMRDVGQKMRTDPIQRRNIWSPLEIQGVESFESGSAILRARFKTAPIKQWEVSRAFNLSLKRHLDEAGLDLATPRMSIQVVTAPQE, encoded by the coding sequence GTGCTCACTCGTCTCTTCGCGTTGCCATTGACCCTGCTTGTCTGCCTGCTGGTTTTACTGCCCATGGCACCCGCCGAAGCGGTCGGCCTGCCGAGCCTGCTTGGCCAGGGCAAACCCCAGCCGCAAGCTCAGGAACCCTTGGGGCAATCGCTGGATGAAGTGATCAAGTCACTGGAGAACGACCAGCAACGGGCCAAACTGTTGGCCGACCTGAAGAAACTGCGCGACGTCACCCAAAAAGCCCAGGCACCCGCCGAAGAAGGCGTGCTGGGACTGATCGGCGGAACCCTCGCCAGTTTCGAGAAGCAGTTTTCCGGTGCCGACAGCCCGATTACCCGTTGGGCCGAAGAGTTCGACCTGGCTCAGGACGAACTGAGCGCGCTGATGTTGCCGGCCAGCGAATGGCTGCCGATCATCTTTGCCTTCTCCCTGATCCTGATGCTCTGGAGCCTGCTGGCCGCCGCGCTGATCTGGATCGGCCACCGCGTGCGGATGCGCTTCGGCCTCACCGAAGAACTGCCACAACACCCCAAGGCCCTGGACATGCTGCGCTTTGCCCTGCGCAAACTCGGCCCGTGGCTGATCGCGCTGCTGATCACCGTCTACATGAGCTACGCCCTGCCTTCTTCCCTGGGCAAGGAACTGGCGATGGTGCTGGCCTATGCCTTGGTGGTGGGCACCTGTTTCTCGGCGATCTGCGTGATCGCGTTCTCCCTGCTCGACGGCCCGCATCGCCATCGCGCCCTGTACATCCTGCGCCACCGCGCCTTTCGTCCCCTCTGGCTGATCGGCAGCTTTGCCGCATTCGGCGAAGCCCTGAACGACCCACGCCTGATCGCCAGCCTCGGCAGCCATCTGGCCCACACCGCCGCGACATTCGCCAATGTGCTGGCCGCACTGTCCACCGGGCTGTTCATCCTGCGCTTCCGTCGACCCATCGCCCACCTGATCCGCAATCAACCGCTGTCACGACGCCTGACCCGCCGCGCCCTGAGCGACACCATCGATATTCTCGGGACCTTCTGGTACTTGCCGGCGCTGGTACTGGTGGCGATCTCGCTGTTCGCCACCTTCGTCTCCGCAGGTGATACCAGCACCGCGTTGCGCCAGTCGCTGATCTGCACCGTGCTGCTGGTGCTGTGCATGGTCATCAACGGGCTCGTCCGGCGTCACTCACTCAAACCCCAGCGCGGGCCCAAGCGTCATGCGCTGTATTCGGAGCGCCTGAAAAGCTTTTTCTACACCCTGGCGCACCTGATGGTGTGGCTGGCGTTTATCGAACTCGGTTTACGGGTCTGGGGCATGTCGCTGATCCGCTTTACCGAAGGTGAAGGCCACGAAGTCAGCGTCAAATTGTTCAGCCTCGTCGGCACACTGATCTTTGCCTGGCTGATCTGGATTCTCAGCGACACCGCCGTGCATCACGCCCTCACCCGCTCGCGCAAAGGCCTGGCCAATGCGCGGGCACAAACCATGATGCCGCTGATCCGCAACGTGCTGTTCGTGGCGATTTTCATCGTTGCGCTGATCGTCGCGCTGGCCAACATGGGCATGAACGTCACGCCACTGCTGGCCGGTGCCGGCGTGATCGGTCTGGCCATCGGCTTCGGCGCACAATCGCTGGTCGCCGACCTGATCACCGGGCTGTTCATCATCATCGAAGACTCCCTGGCCATCGATGACTACGTCGACGTCGGCGGCCACCTGGGCACCGTCGAAGGCCTGACCATCCGCACCGTGCGGCTGCGCGACATTGATGGCATCGTCCATACCATCCCGTTCAGTGAAATCAAAAGCATCAAGAACTACTCACGGGAGTTCGGCTACGCGATCTTCCGGGTGGCCGTGCCGTACAACATGGAAATCGACGACGCGATCAAACTGATGCGCGACGTCGGCCAGAAAATGCGCACAGACCCGATACAGCGCCGCAACATCTGGTCGCCGCTGGAGATTCAAGGTGTAGAAAGTTTCGAGTCCGGCAGCGCGATTCTTCGCGCACGGTTCAAGACCGCGCCGATCAAACAGTGGGAAGTTTCAAGGGCGTTCAACCTGTCGCTCAAACGGCATCTGGATGAAGCCGGGCTGGATCTGGCGACGCCACGGATGAGCATTCAGGTGGTGACGGCCCCTCAGGAATAG
- a CDS encoding RHS repeat-associated core domain-containing protein codes for MAVNSRGGVVNFNSYIEGGVDPRTGTFSQNILLASLHEPDFDIRLVYSPLNLDRVGFGLGWHIAITMFDVGTKTLKLSTGQVFSMVLVSNKWKINDQQYDVKFEASGAGYKITYRSGMVELLTPTLLDWNSYVCTRVFSPAGRMLKLEWGGDGRIDKIRSGKNVALCSFAYSLTGTRLEVWPGTTSSRVFRSVVASGLMREFRNESLAEHLIWRFLYVTPMLYGAGAVVDAAARALVYGNSEYGDDLDAIVTEAYLRKMTLPTGKVEAVEYSPEVTMLMKYELYRVIDHTVTAGSSGSVVKTKYHYLNSYMEAQLGACQEYAVCVERVDEGFSSSKVGRYNKFGLLLEEVEYDASFKGFGVADGIVGSLEGVIKFSREFGNVGVYKKQEFPVNVSLPATSQPEVFRSPYQVYIITTVQGQTFDQELTHRYDVGGRLIQQINTDGSRDNYEYASDETSFQTLLLVRSHEPAKTAYESPTRKTSYSYLSLPVADEGKAAVNELYVKCFERTADVTRVDGGEVEKVITFDAFKYVDAPLTQSHGRLLLENNAVIPEGYTFSYLPGPIVYMPRWEIVCKSVADYNVNTAEYSYSYADDSWTLSKQVTSYDGLLASYSMRRRSTDFTPVTEINNGAQIGYGWDKLGRLVELVSHQASPYAQSVRSVYGVVKASNYSAILGNTGNGPKGVFDTYQISTDPQGVKELKGYDLVGRHVQTWTSTPDLFTGQWFVKQEVAYDTFGRILMDKLFDYDPALSAADRVLANYSFNSVSNLYVGLLERITTTKGQAVERIAYDPVVRKRRTLTTESELYLSSFTYEGNSFVRATKFTGCPVLGGVYKDEWFDLRGDLIKEEVRQLTWVDGNAVLNESLFTKVYEYDGLKRLRDSVNEKGGKTSFYYDRSSRLVKTVKADGSAETRGYPKNTTKSLLSTMSVIDVGGKTTSVCAQEYDGLGRMTKRNNYGREYVYGYDSSLEVEPTSLRMPDGNSLDFENISELNGAPGKLTAPGVENNFTYVPSTGHLSGFSGSNGYSTKRTFNRQGGVIKEQYSSPVGSAEASRQYSLQGVPLSYKGVDGVSQSRSYDSFGRLIVVQDADVKMTQAYDNFGRVIKKSMSKKNAAITLVSSNTYDFTGQLINVDTVLEQNNISRQLSVLELTYENNGRLATRKTTHELGQISLESFTYDVIGRPVTYACSGGMLPPDGWGKTIQKQDFNYDVFNNIIECRTYFDGGMNTAKFVYGNTDDPTQLTRITHSHADYPSSVDFTYDANGCMVRDQAGREFAYDVMGRLKAVTADGKTINYAYDAMGKLVAKVEPLTPPQATEWFYNEEGKLPLLVNQSGSEQIRIVKTNRQTAGLVTAKNGSQKVQMTSADGLGSLRLSVDGDASAQALMYSAFGCNTQVPVVGYTDQHFDPFSGCYQLGARQYNPVLGRFLSMDSMSPSGPGGVNGYAYVDPINFADPAGHLSLWSWIAIGIGVAITVASLGTLASIGIGLVAGSTAFSLGVGLAIGSAAAGVASGGFAIAAGAIQESNPALAEKLSYVSLGFGFLSFGLGIGAAKAVGWLASRSSSMATIRYTPTSVGLLGDSLQGGAVAVRGAPLMLGETSLGNAVSFTSGIQSTLSAAFTDLTIAVARTSAAQLALMPIVGVGGLAVGNAGYWNGYWHTHGQ; via the coding sequence ATGGCAGTTAATTCAAGGGGCGGTGTTGTAAATTTTAATAGCTACATTGAAGGCGGTGTCGATCCACGGACGGGGACCTTTTCACAAAATATTTTGTTGGCCAGTTTACATGAGCCGGACTTCGATATCCGCCTGGTTTATTCTCCTTTGAATTTGGACCGTGTCGGTTTCGGTTTGGGTTGGCATATTGCAATAACGATGTTTGATGTGGGTACTAAAACCCTGAAACTCTCGACAGGCCAGGTTTTTAGTATGGTCTTGGTCTCGAATAAATGGAAGATCAACGATCAGCAGTATGATGTCAAGTTTGAAGCGTCAGGAGCCGGGTATAAAATCACTTATCGATCAGGGATGGTTGAGCTGCTGACACCTACCTTGCTGGATTGGAATAGCTACGTGTGCACTCGAGTATTTTCGCCAGCCGGACGAATGCTTAAACTGGAGTGGGGGGGTGACGGGCGGATAGATAAAATTCGTTCGGGAAAGAACGTTGCGTTGTGTTCGTTTGCCTATAGTCTTACCGGTACACGGCTTGAAGTTTGGCCGGGCACTACCAGTTCACGAGTATTTCGTTCGGTCGTAGCCAGTGGTCTTATGCGGGAGTTCAGGAATGAAAGCCTCGCCGAGCATTTGATTTGGAGATTCTTATATGTTACGCCGATGCTATACGGCGCAGGAGCGGTGGTGGACGCAGCTGCACGTGCTTTGGTATATGGTAACAGTGAATATGGTGATGATCTTGATGCGATTGTTACTGAAGCCTATTTGAGAAAGATGACCTTGCCTACGGGAAAAGTCGAAGCGGTGGAATATAGTCCTGAGGTTACGATGCTCATGAAGTATGAGCTGTACCGTGTTATCGATCATACGGTGACGGCTGGTTCGTCCGGCTCAGTGGTGAAAACCAAGTATCATTATTTAAACTCCTATATGGAAGCGCAGTTGGGGGCATGCCAGGAATATGCGGTTTGTGTCGAACGTGTGGATGAAGGATTCAGCTCTTCAAAGGTTGGGCGTTATAATAAGTTTGGACTTTTGCTGGAGGAGGTTGAATATGATGCTTCTTTTAAAGGGTTTGGAGTTGCAGATGGTATAGTGGGGTCGCTGGAGGGGGTAATTAAGTTTAGTAGAGAGTTCGGTAATGTTGGTGTCTATAAAAAGCAGGAGTTTCCGGTGAATGTGTCTTTGCCGGCTACCTCACAGCCTGAAGTTTTCAGGTCGCCATATCAGGTATATATAATCACGACGGTACAAGGTCAAACCTTCGATCAAGAGTTGACGCACAGGTATGACGTTGGCGGACGGCTGATCCAGCAGATCAACACGGATGGCAGCAGGGATAACTATGAGTATGCATCGGACGAGACATCTTTTCAAACTCTCCTCTTGGTCAGAAGTCATGAACCAGCGAAAACAGCCTATGAGTCGCCAACAAGAAAGACAAGTTACTCCTATTTGTCTCTGCCGGTAGCCGACGAGGGTAAGGCTGCGGTTAATGAACTGTATGTCAAGTGTTTTGAACGGACGGCTGATGTGACCAGGGTGGACGGTGGAGAGGTCGAAAAGGTGATTACCTTTGACGCTTTCAAATATGTGGACGCGCCCTTGACGCAAAGCCACGGCCGACTGTTGCTGGAGAATAACGCAGTTATTCCTGAGGGTTATACATTTTCTTATTTGCCCGGGCCAATTGTATATATGCCGAGGTGGGAAATTGTCTGCAAGAGCGTAGCCGACTATAACGTAAATACGGCAGAGTATAGTTATTCATATGCGGATGATTCGTGGACGCTGTCGAAGCAGGTGACGTCCTATGACGGATTGCTAGCGAGTTATAGTATGCGTCGGCGTTCGACGGATTTCACACCCGTTACGGAAATTAATAATGGGGCTCAGATTGGTTATGGTTGGGACAAGCTAGGTCGCCTTGTTGAACTGGTTAGTCATCAAGCGTCACCTTACGCCCAGTCTGTTCGTAGTGTTTATGGTGTTGTCAAGGCGTCTAATTACTCGGCAATACTTGGTAATACTGGTAACGGCCCGAAAGGTGTGTTTGATACTTATCAAATTTCAACTGACCCTCAAGGTGTAAAAGAACTCAAAGGTTACGATTTGGTTGGGCGACACGTGCAAACCTGGACGTCGACACCGGATTTGTTTACAGGTCAATGGTTTGTAAAGCAGGAGGTAGCATATGATACTTTTGGCCGTATTTTAATGGATAAGTTGTTTGATTATGACCCCGCGTTGTCTGCTGCTGATAGGGTGTTGGCTAATTACTCATTTAATAGTGTTTCCAATCTTTATGTTGGCTTGTTGGAGCGGATTACAACAACGAAAGGACAGGCTGTCGAGAGGATCGCTTATGATCCGGTGGTGCGCAAGCGCAGGACCCTGACGACTGAAAGTGAACTCTATTTGTCTTCGTTTACTTATGAGGGTAATAGTTTTGTTCGGGCAACGAAATTTACCGGTTGTCCGGTTCTCGGCGGTGTTTACAAGGATGAGTGGTTTGATCTCAGGGGGGATCTGATAAAAGAAGAGGTTCGTCAGTTGACGTGGGTTGACGGTAATGCTGTATTGAATGAATCGTTGTTCACAAAGGTGTACGAATACGATGGTCTCAAACGGTTGCGTGATTCTGTAAATGAAAAAGGGGGTAAAACCAGTTTTTATTATGACAGGAGTTCAAGGCTTGTAAAAACGGTGAAAGCCGATGGAAGTGCGGAGACTAGAGGGTATCCGAAAAATACGACCAAATCCTTGCTCTCTACTATGTCGGTTATAGATGTGGGTGGGAAAACGACTAGCGTCTGCGCGCAGGAATATGACGGTCTGGGGCGTATGACAAAACGTAATAACTACGGTCGCGAGTATGTGTATGGCTATGATTCCAGCCTTGAAGTGGAGCCGACTTCGTTGCGGATGCCTGATGGTAATAGTCTTGATTTTGAAAATATTTCAGAGTTGAATGGTGCTCCTGGAAAGTTGACCGCCCCTGGCGTGGAAAATAATTTCACCTACGTGCCGAGCACTGGACACCTGTCTGGTTTCTCCGGCTCGAATGGTTATTCAACTAAAAGGACGTTCAATCGCCAAGGCGGGGTGATCAAGGAGCAGTATTCTTCTCCTGTAGGCTCGGCAGAGGCCTCTCGTCAATATAGCCTGCAAGGCGTTCCTCTCAGTTATAAAGGCGTTGATGGGGTATCGCAGTCTAGAAGTTACGACTCTTTTGGGCGCCTGATCGTTGTTCAGGATGCTGACGTGAAAATGACTCAGGCGTACGATAACTTTGGGCGAGTTATCAAGAAAAGCATGTCGAAGAAAAACGCCGCCATTACATTGGTCAGCAGCAATACATATGATTTTACTGGCCAGTTGATCAACGTGGATACTGTTCTCGAACAGAACAACATATCGCGACAACTTTCCGTGCTTGAGTTGACCTACGAAAACAATGGACGCCTGGCGACGCGTAAGACAACACATGAGCTGGGCCAGATCAGCCTTGAGTCCTTTACCTACGACGTGATAGGGCGCCCTGTCACCTATGCCTGTTCAGGCGGTATGTTGCCACCGGATGGTTGGGGTAAAACCATACAAAAGCAGGACTTTAATTATGATGTTTTTAATAACATTATCGAGTGCAGGACTTACTTTGATGGAGGAATGAATACGGCGAAATTTGTTTATGGCAACACCGACGACCCGACTCAACTGACACGCATCACCCATAGCCATGCAGATTATCCGTCGTCGGTGGACTTTACTTATGATGCCAATGGCTGCATGGTCCGCGATCAGGCTGGCCGTGAGTTTGCATATGATGTAATGGGCCGCTTGAAAGCAGTCACCGCTGACGGCAAAACGATCAACTATGCCTATGATGCGATGGGGAAACTGGTCGCCAAGGTCGAGCCGCTCACGCCTCCACAAGCCACTGAGTGGTTTTACAACGAAGAAGGAAAACTCCCTCTTCTTGTCAATCAATCGGGTAGTGAGCAAATTCGTATTGTAAAAACCAATCGGCAGACGGCTGGACTTGTTACCGCTAAAAATGGCAGCCAGAAGGTTCAAATGACCAGTGCGGATGGCCTTGGCTCTCTGCGGTTATCGGTTGACGGTGACGCTAGCGCCCAGGCATTGATGTACTCAGCCTTCGGCTGTAATACCCAGGTGCCTGTCGTGGGTTATACCGACCAGCATTTTGACCCCTTCAGTGGCTGCTATCAGTTGGGCGCTCGGCAATATAACCCGGTCCTGGGGCGGTTTTTATCGATGGACAGCATGAGCCCGAGCGGACCCGGTGGTGTTAATGGTTATGCCTATGTTGATCCGATTAACTTTGCCGACCCTGCAGGACATTTGAGTCTGTGGTCCTGGATCGCTATCGGCATAGGTGTGGCGATCACGGTGGCAAGTCTGGGGACACTGGCCTCTATCGGCATCGGTCTCGTTGCCGGTTCCACTGCCTTCTCGCTTGGGGTCGGTCTGGCGATTGGTAGTGCTGCTGCGGGTGTGGCCAGTGGTGGTTTCGCGATAGCAGCGGGTGCGATACAGGAATCCAATCCAGCACTCGCCGAGAAGTTGAGCTACGTCAGTCTAGGGTTCGGCTTCCTCAGTTTCGGACTTGGGATTGGGGCGGCCAAAGCAGTCGGTTGGCTTGCGTCCCGTTCGAGTTCCATGGCGACAATTCGTTACACGCCAACGTCTGTTGGCTTACTCGGTGACAGCCTTCAAGGAGGGGCCGTTGCGGTACGGGGTGCTCCGCTGATGCTTGGGGAGACATCGCTGGGGAATGCAGTGTCTTTTACCTCAGGTATACAAAGCACTTTAAGTGCGGCATTTACAGACTTGACTATTGCAGTAGCAAGGACCTCGGCAGCGCAACTTGCGTTAATGCCAATTGTTGGAGTGGGGGGGCTTGCCGTTGGTAATGCCGGGTATTGGAACGGCTATTGGCATACTCATGGGCAATAA
- the phnR gene encoding phosphonate utilization transcriptional regulator PhnR, whose protein sequence is MRDEAIKAVTAIGQVLQEQIDHGLLAPGSKLPAERKLSELFDTTRITVREALLQLEAQGQIYREERRGWFVSPPRLAYNLMQRSHFHAMVSAQGRVPSTEVISARLQPASAAVCAWLQLPALSSVIQICRARRIDGRLVLYVEHYLNPQYFPGILAFDLNQSITELYARHYDLHYGRVRFEIVPTSLPADAAAALKVSLGSPGLRIARVNYDQHERLIDCDLEFWRHDAIHVGVEVLDR, encoded by the coding sequence ATGCGCGATGAGGCAATCAAGGCGGTGACAGCCATCGGCCAGGTCCTGCAAGAGCAGATCGACCATGGCTTGTTGGCACCTGGCAGCAAGCTGCCGGCCGAGCGCAAGCTCAGTGAGCTGTTCGACACCACCCGGATCACGGTGCGCGAGGCGTTGTTGCAGCTCGAGGCCCAGGGGCAGATTTATCGCGAGGAGCGGCGCGGCTGGTTCGTCTCACCGCCACGTTTGGCTTACAACCTGATGCAGCGTAGCCACTTTCACGCGATGGTCAGTGCCCAGGGGCGGGTGCCGTCGACCGAGGTGATTTCGGCGCGGTTGCAACCGGCGTCTGCGGCGGTGTGTGCCTGGTTACAGTTGCCGGCGCTGTCGAGCGTGATCCAGATTTGCCGGGCGCGACGGATTGATGGGCGGTTGGTGCTTTATGTGGAGCACTACCTGAACCCGCAGTATTTTCCGGGGATCCTGGCGTTTGATTTGAATCAGTCGATTACCGAGTTGTATGCGCGGCATTACGACTTGCACTACGGGCGGGTGCGGTTCGAGATTGTGCCGACTTCGTTGCCGGCGGATGCGGCGGCAGCGCTGAAAGTGTCGCTGGGAAGTCCGGGATTACGGATTGCCCGGGTCAATTACGATCAGCACGAGCGGCTGATCGATTGTGACCTGGAGTTTTGGCGACATGATGCGATTCATGTCGGGGTGGAGGTGCTTGATCGCTAG
- a CDS encoding ABC transporter substrate-binding protein — translation MKQLFLASLLGSTIAMCTAAMAADTDLKTLEAAAKAEGAVNSVGMPDDWANWKGTWEDLAKNYGLKHIDTDMSSAQEVAKFAAEKDNASADIGDVGAAFGPIAVKQGVVQPYKPSTWAQVPDWAKDKDGNWALAYTGTIAFIVNKKLLHGSEAPKSWADLKTGKYKVSIGDVSTAAQAANGVLAAALANGGDEKNIQPALLMFAEIAKQGRLSLANPTIATMEKGEVEVGVVWDFNGLSYRNKMVNKDDYIVLIPSDGSVISGYTTIINKYAKHPNAAKLAREYIFSDAGQTNLARGNARPIRAEHLTLPADVQANLLPNEQYKKVTPIKDADAWEKTSKSLPQKWQEEVIINMQ, via the coding sequence ATGAAACAGCTTTTCCTGGCATCACTGTTAGGCTCGACCATTGCCATGTGCACCGCAGCCATGGCGGCTGACACCGATTTAAAAACCCTCGAAGCCGCTGCGAAGGCGGAAGGCGCAGTCAATAGTGTCGGCATGCCCGATGACTGGGCGAACTGGAAAGGCACCTGGGAAGACCTGGCCAAGAACTACGGCCTCAAGCACATCGACACCGACATGAGCTCGGCCCAGGAAGTGGCCAAGTTCGCCGCCGAGAAAGACAACGCCAGTGCCGACATCGGCGACGTGGGTGCCGCATTCGGCCCGATCGCGGTCAAGCAAGGCGTGGTCCAGCCATACAAGCCAAGCACCTGGGCACAGGTCCCGGACTGGGCCAAGGACAAGGACGGCAACTGGGCGCTGGCCTACACCGGCACCATCGCGTTCATCGTCAACAAAAAGCTGCTGCACGGCTCCGAAGCCCCGAAATCCTGGGCTGACCTGAAAACCGGCAAGTACAAGGTGTCCATCGGTGACGTCAGCACCGCTGCCCAGGCTGCCAACGGCGTACTGGCGGCGGCCCTGGCCAACGGCGGCGATGAAAAGAACATTCAACCGGCGCTGCTGATGTTCGCCGAGATCGCCAAGCAAGGTCGCCTGTCGCTGGCCAACCCGACGATAGCCACCATGGAAAAGGGTGAAGTCGAAGTCGGCGTGGTCTGGGACTTCAACGGTCTGAGCTACCGCAACAAGATGGTCAACAAGGACGATTACATCGTGCTGATCCCCTCGGATGGCTCGGTGATTTCCGGCTACACCACCATCATCAACAAATACGCCAAGCACCCGAACGCCGCCAAACTGGCCCGCGAATACATCTTCAGCGATGCCGGCCAGACCAACCTGGCACGTGGTAACGCTCGCCCGATCCGCGCCGAACACCTGACCCTGCCGGCGGACGTGCAAGCCAACCTGTTGCCGAACGAGCAGTACAAAAAGGTCACGCCGATCAAGGACGCGGATGCGTGGGAGAAGACCTCCAAGTCGCTGCCGCAGAAATGGCAGGAAGAAGTCATCATCAACATGCAGTAA